In the genome of Muntiacus reevesi chromosome 5, mMunRee1.1, whole genome shotgun sequence, one region contains:
- the SIPA1 gene encoding signal-induced proliferation-associated protein 1, translated as MWAGGGVGSPRRGPAPAPTDDLFARKLRQPARPPLTPHTFEPRPNRGPLVRSGSDAGEARPPTPASPRARAHSHEEASRPAAPPARFFSDPLALLGLSAEEPEPEFPPVPEPRCFAHYDVQSLLFDWSPRPRGPGAQVEAGSGTPAAAQDQTASSDLLLEAPGFVSELGGEGELGLGGPVSPPVPPSLPNAAVSVLEEPQNRTSAYSLEHADLGAGYYRKYFYGKEHQNFFGLDEALGPVAVSLRREEKESSGGGTLHSYRVIVRTTQLRTLRGTISEDALPPGPPRGLSPRKLLEHVAPRLSPTCLRLGSASPKVPRTLLTLDEQVLSFQRKVGILYCRAGQGSEEEMYNNQEAGPAFMQFLTLLGDVVRLKGFESYRAQLDTKTDSTGTHSLYTTYQDHEIMFHVSTMLPYTPNNQQQLLRKRHIGNDIVTIVFQEPGSKPFCPTTIRSHFQHIFLVVRAEAPCTPHTSYRVAVSRTQDTPAFGPALPPGGGPFAANADFRALLLAKALNGEQAAGHARQFHAMATRTRQQYLQDLATNEVTTTSLDSASRFGLPSLGGRRRAAPRGPGAELQAAGALVWGVRAAPGARGAAGAEAGSPDGAEVPCLLGISAEALVLVAPRDGRVVFNCACRDVLAWTFSEQRLDLYYGRGEAITLRFDGSPGQAVGEVVARLQLVSRGCETRELALPRDGQGRLGFEVDAAGFITHVERFTFAETTGLRPGARLLRVCGQTLPSLGPEAAAQLLRSAPKVCVTVLPPDDSGRPRRSFSELYTLSLQEPSRRGAAEPVQDEAPAEALLPDTKQLLQVCLNDSGGPPGPGELAEERTEFLHSQNPPSPCSSLSDEAPVLPNTTPDLLLATTAKPAAPSAGRETPPAQDGPGSPGGFEDKDEPAPELRASFLPRTLSLRNSISKIMSEAGSETLEDEWQSISEIASTCNTILESLSREGQPIPESGDAKGTPKSDAEPEPGSLSAKVSHLESMLRKLQDDLQKEKADKAALEEEVRSLRHNNRRLQAESESAATRLLLASKQLGSPATDRA; from the exons ATGTGGGCCGGCGGTGGCGTGGGGAGCCCTCGGCGGGGCCCGGCCCCTGCGCCCACCGATGACCTCTTTGCCCGCAAGCTGCGCCAGCCGGCCCGGCCCCCGCTGACGCCGCACACCTTTGAGCCCAGGCCGAACCGGGGCCCACTCGTGCGCAGCGGCAGCGATGCAGGCGAGGCCCGGCCACCGACGCCGGCCAGCCCTCGTGCCCGCGCCCACAGCCACGAGGAGGCCAGCCGCCCCGCCGCGCCCCCGGCCCGGTTCTTCTCCGACCCGCTGGCACTGCTGGGGCTGTCGGCCGAGGAGCCGGAGCCTGAGTTCCCACCAGTCCCTGAGCCCCGCTGCTTCGCCCACTACGATGTGCAGAGCCTGCTCTTTGACTGGTCTCCGAGGCCCCGGGGACCCGGGGCGCAGGTGGAGGCTGGCTCTGGGACCCCAGCCGCAGCCCAGGACCAGACTGCCAGCTCGGATCTGCTGCTCGAGGCGCCTGGCTTTGTGAGCGAGCTCGGGGGCGAAGGCGAGCTGGGCCTGGGAGGACCGGTGTCTCCACCTGTGCCCCCGTCACTGCCCAACGCTGCCGTGTCTGTCCTGGAGGAGCCGCAGAACCGAACCTCCGCCTACAGCCTGGAGCATGCAGACTTGGGCGCCGGCTACTACCGCAAGTACTTCTACGGCAAAG AACACCAGAACTTCTTCGGACTGGACGAGGCGCTGGGCCCGGTAGCAGTGAGCCTgcggcgggaggagaaggagagcagCGGAGGGGGCACTCTGCACAGCTACCGTGTCATCGTGCGGACCACGCAG CTCCGGACCCTCCGAGGCACCATCTCAGAGGACGCGCTGCCGCCAGGGCCCCCCCGAGGCCTGTCCCCGAGGAAGCTTCTAGAGCATGTGGCACCACGGCTGAGCCCCACCTGCCTGCGCCTGGGCTCAGCTTCACCCAAGGTGCCTCGCACGCTGCTCACGCTGGACGAGCAAGTG CTGAGCTTCCAGCGCAAGGTGGGCATCCTGTACTGCCGGGCAGGTCAGGGCTCGGAGGAGGAGATGTACAACAACCAGGAGGCAGGACCCGCCTTCATGCAGTTCCTCACCCTGCTGGGCGACGTGGTGCGGCTCAAAGGCTTCGAGAGCTACCGGGCCCAGCTGGACACCAAAA CGGATTCCACCGGCACGCACTCCCTCTACACGACGTACCAGGACCATGAGATCATGTTCCATGTATCCACGATGCTGCCGTACACCCCCAATAATCAGCAGCAG CTCCTGCGGAAGCGCCACATCGGCAACGACATTGTGACCATCGTGTTCCAGGAACCGGGCAGCAAGCCCTTCTGCCCCACCACCATCCGCTCGCACTTCCAGCACATATTCCTAGTGGTGCGGGCCGAGGCGCCCTGCACTCCGCACACCTCCTACAG GGTGGCCGTGAGCCGCACCCAGGACACGCCGGCCTTCGGGCCAGCTCTGCCCCCTGGCGGAGGTCCCTTCGCGGCCAACGCCGACTTCCGGGCCCTCCTGCTGGCCAAAGCGCTCAATGGCGAGCAGGCGGCGGGCCACGCACGCCAGTTCCACGCCATGGCCACGCGCACGCGCCAGCAGTACCTGCAGGACCTGGCCACCAACGAGGTGACCACCACGTCGCTGGATTCGGCGTCGCGCTTCGGCCTGCCTTCCCTGGGCGGGAGACGGCGGGCAGCCCCACGGGGCCCAGGCGCTGAGCTGCAGGCGGCGGGCGCGCTGGTGTGGGGCGTGCGCGCGGCACCTGGGGCGCGGGGTGCGGCCGGAGCCGAGGCGGGCAGCCCCGACGGCGCCGAGGTGCCCTGCCTGCTGGGCATCTCGGCCGAGGCGCTGGTGCTGGTGGCGCCGCGCGACGGCCGGGTAGTCTTCAACTGCGCCTGTCGCGACGTGCTGGCTTGGACCTTCTCCGAGCAGCGGCTCGACCTGTACTACGGCCGCGGGGAGGCGATCACGCTGCGGTTCGACGGGTCCCCTGGCCAAGCCGTTGGCGAGGTCGTGGCGCGCCTGCAG ctgGTGAGCCGCGGCTGCGAGACCCGCGAGTTGGCGCTGCCCCGCGACGGTCAAGGCCGCCTGGGCTTCGAGGTGGACGCCGCCGGCTTCATCACGCACGTGGAGCGCTTCACGTTCGCGGAGACGACAGGGCTGCGGCCTGGGGCGCGCCTGCTGCGCGTATGCGGCCAGACGCTGCCCAGCCTCGGCCCCGAGGCCGCTGCTCAGCTGCTGCGCTCAGCGCCCAAGGTCTGCGTCACCGTCCTGCCCCCCGACGACAGCGGCCGGCCCCGCAG GAGCTTCTCGGAGCTGTACACGCTGTCTCTGCAGGAGCCCAGCCGGCGGGGGGCTGCGGAGCCGGTGCAGGATGAGGCCCCCGCCGAGGCCCTACTGCCCGACACGAAGCAGCTGCTGCAAGTGTGCCTGAATGACAGCGGTGGTCCTCCGGGGCCTGGGGAGCTGGCGGAGGAGAGGACCGAGTTCCTGCACAGCCAGAACCCGCCGTCACCCTGCAG CTCCCTGTCTGACGAGGCCCCAGTCCTGCCCAACACCACCCCAGACCTCCTCCTCGCCACCACAGCCAAGCCGGCAGCACCCAGTGCGGGCAGGGAGACACCCCCCGCTCAG gacggGCCAGGCAGCCCCGGTGGCTTTGAGGACAAGGACGAACCGGCCCCGGAGCTGAGGGCCTCCTTTTTGCCACGAACCTTGTCTCTGAGGAACTCTATCAGCAAAA TCATGTCCGAGGCGGGCAGCGAGACCCTGGAAGACGAGTGGCAGTCCATCTCGGAGATTGCCTCCACTTGCAACACCATCCTGGAGTCGCTCTCCCGGGAGG GACAGCCCATCCCTGAGAGCGGAGACGCCAAGGGAACTCCGAAGTCTGATGCTGA GCCAGAACCCGGAAGCCTGTCTGCGAAGGTCTCTCACCTGGAGTCCATGCTCAGGAAGCTGCAGGACGACCTGCAGAAG gaGAAGGCAGACAAGgcggccctggaggaggaggtgcgGAGCCTGCGGCACAACAACCGGCGGCTGCAGGCCGAGTCGGAGAGCGCGGCCACCCGCCTGCTCTTGGCCTCCAAGCAGCTGGGCTCCCCCGCCACTGACCGGGCCTGA
- the RELA gene encoding transcription factor p65, which translates to MDDLFPLIFPAEPAQASGPYVEIIEQPKQRGMRFRYKCEGRSAGSIPGERSTDTTKTHPTIKINGYTGPGTVRISLVTKDPPHRPHPHELVGKDCRDGFYEAELCPDRCIHSFQNLGIQCVKKRDLEQAISQRIQTNNNPFQVPIEEQRGDYDLNAVRLCFQVTVRDPAGRPLRLVPVLSHPIFDNRAPNTAELKICRVNRNSGSCLGGDEIFLLCDKVQKEDIEVYFTGPGWEARGSFSQADVHRQVAIVFRTPPYADPSLQAPVRVSMQLRRPSDRELSEPMEFQYLPDTDDRHRIEEKRKRTYETFKSIMKKSPFNGPTDPRPPTRRIAVPNRGSASIPKPAPQPYSFTPSLSTINFEEFSPMVFPSGQIPSQTSALAPAPNPVLTQTPVLAPAPGMASTPAPAPAPGMASTLAQALAPGLAQAVTPPAPKANQTGEGTLTEALLQLQFDTDEDLGALLGNNTDPAVFTDLASVDNSEFQQLLNQAVPAGPHAAEPMLMEYPEAITRLVTGSQRPPDPAPTPLGPPGLTNGLLSGDEDFSSIADVDFSALLSQISS; encoded by the exons ATGGACG ACCTCTTCCCCCTCATCTTCCCCGCAG AGCCGGCGCAGGCCTCCGGCCCCTATGTGGAGATCATCGAGCAGCCCAAGCAGCGGGGCATGCGCTTCCGCTACAAGTGCGAGGGCCGCTCAGCCGGCAGCATCCCTGGCGAGAGGAGCACGGACACCACCAAGACCCACCCCACCATCAAG ATCAATGGCTACACGGGGCCAGGGACAGTCCGCATCTCCCTGGTCACCAAGGACCCCCCTCACCGGCCTCACCCCCACGAGCTTGTGGGGAAAGACTGCCGGGATGGCTTCTATGAGGCTGAGCTCTGCCCCGACCGCTGCATCCACAG CTTTCAGAACCTGGGGATCCAGTGTGTAAAGAAGCGGGACCTGGAGCAGGCCATCAGCCAGCGCATCCAGACCAACAACAACCCCTTCCAAG TTCCCATAGAAGAGCAGCGCGGGGACTATGACCTGAATGCTGTCCGGCTCTGCTTCCAGGTGACAGTGCGGGACCCAGCAGGCAGGCCCCTCCGCCTGGTGCCTGTCCTCTCTCATCCCATCTTTGACAACC GCGCCCCCAACACCGCCGAGCTCAAGATCTGCCGGGTGAATCggaactctgggagctgccttggcGGGGACGAGATCTTCCTCCTATGTGACAAGGTGCAGAAAG aggacATCGAGGTGTATTTCACGGGACCAGGCTGGGAGGCCCGAGGCTCCTTTTCACAAGCTGACGTGCACCGGCAAGTGGCCATTGTGTTCCGGACGCCGCCCTACGCGGACCCCAGCCTGCAGGCCCCGGTGCGCGTGTCCATGCAGCTGCGGCGGCCCTCCGATCGGGAGCTCAGCGAGCCCATGGAATTCCAGTACTTGCCAGACACAG ACGATCGTCACCGGATTGAGGAGAAACGCAAAAGGACATATGAGACCTTCAAGAGCATCATGAAAAAGAGCCCTTTCAATG GACCCACCGACCCCCGGCCTCCGACCCGGCGCATCGCTGTGCCTAACCGCGGCTCAGCCTCCATCCCCAAGCCAG ctcCCCAGCCCTATTCCTTTACGCCATCTCTCAGCACCATCAACTTTGAGGAGTTTTCCCCCATGGTCTTTCCTTCTGGGCAGATCCCAAGCCAGACCTCGGCCTTGGCACCAGCCCCCAACCCGGTCCTGACCCAGACCCCAGTCctggccccagccccaggcaTGGCATCAACcccagccccggccccggccccaggCATGGCATCAACCCTGGCCCAGGCCCTAGCCCCAGGCCTGGCTCAGGCTGTGACCCCGCCTGCCCCCAAGGCCAACCAGACTGGGGAAGGGACACTGACAGAGGCCCTGCTGCAGCTGCAGTTCGATACCGATGAAGACCTGGGGGCTCTGCTTGGCAACAACACTGACCCTGCCGTGTTCACAGACCTGGCGTCTGTCGACAACTCTGAGTTTCAGCAGCTGCTGAACCAGGCTGTGCCCGCGGGCCCCCACGCAGCTGAGCCCATGTTGATGGAGTACCCTGAGGCCATAACTCGCCTGGTGACAGGGTCCCAGAGGCCCCCTGACCCAGCTCCCACTCCCCTGGGGCCCCCTGGGCTCACCAATGGTCTCCTCTCAGGGGATGAAGACTTCTCCTCAATCGCGGACGTGGACTTCTCAGCCCTCCTGAGTCAGATCAGCTCCTAG